CATCGGCGAAGCGAGCGTCCAGCTGGTTGCCGTGCCCGACATTGGACAGTGCCGTGAGGATACGCCCGTCGCCGGCGAGCACCGTCCCGAGGCCGAGCACCTTGCCCTTGCGCTCGATCATCACGACGCCGTCGCGTGCCTTGTCGACTGCGCTCTCGGAGCCGTCCGGCTTCTCGATCGAGTCGTCTGCGGCTTGGTCTGCGGCGGTGGCTGCAGCTCGCGCGGCCTGAGCGGCGGCGCGCGCCGCCTCCGCCTTTGCAGCGTCATCCTTGCCCGCCGCGAAAGCCGAACCAGAAACTACCAGCGAGCCAAGGACGGCCCACACCCCCAAAAGTCGACGCCCGTTCACGCGCTGAGTGTAGCCAAAAATACCCAGGGCGCGAGCCGCACGGGCCCGGTTCACGGGATCGCGAGTCGTTGTGATTGCCCCTGAGTCAGCTGCCCGTCTGCTGCGTGAAGTCATGCTTGCCTCCTGCCTCTGTTGTCGACCTCGGGGCGGGCCCGAGGTGAGTAGTGGGCTGATTGCAAGGCACGGGCCGAAACGGCGAACCAGGCGCTCGCGTCGGCAGAGAGGAGACAAATGGCGCGGGTTGCCAGTCGGCGCGCGCCTAGGGTCGTTGAATCAATCTGCGGGCCTGTCGAGGCGGCGCACACCTTGTGGGCTCGCCACCAACACAACGTCTGCACGGCCCACGAACAGGCCCGTCTCCACCACCCCGGGGATCAAGCTGAGCTCGCGCTCGAGGGACGATGGATCGGTGATCACGCCGACTCGCAGATCATAGATGTAGTTGCCGCTGTCGGTGCGCCACGGAGCGCCGTCTCGCTCTCGGAGCACGGGCTCACCTAGCTTTTCCAGGCTCTTCGCGATGGCGCGATGGGCGAATCCCAGGATCTCGAGCGGCACTGGCCAGCGCTCCCCGAGTTTTTTCGAGAGCTTGCTCTCGTCGACAATGATCACGTTGCGCCTCGCTGCGTGATTCACAATTTTCTCGCGCAGATGCGCGCCGCCGCCGCCCTTGATCAGGTCGAGGGTTGCGCTCACCTCATCTG
This region of Polyangiaceae bacterium genomic DNA includes:
- the rpiA gene encoding ribose-5-phosphate isomerase RpiA is translated as MDADAQKQQAADAALELLPESGVLGLGTGSTAKLFIDGVGRLVTQGRKFQGVPTSEASHRQAQALGIPILDPDGPWEIDVCVDGADEVSATLDLIKGGGGAHLREKIVNHAARRNVIIVDESKLSKKLGERWPVPLEILGFAHRAIAKSLEKLGEPVLRERDGAPWRTDSGNYIYDLRVGVITDPSSLERELSLIPGVVETGLFVGRADVVLVASPQGVRRLDRPAD